Proteins from a genomic interval of Arvicola amphibius chromosome 14, mArvAmp1.2, whole genome shotgun sequence:
- the Mrpl9 gene encoding 39S ribosomal protein L9, mitochondrial, whose protein sequence is MAASLVSRGRALLWAGAAWLRHRGIGELLRARMEGGTPGRDFSLSHYRSTVIVERWWKVPLAGEGRKPLLHRRHRVYKLLEDTKHRPKDLLELILTQSVDEIGVRGDLVLVKKSVGRNKLLSQGLAVYASPENKKLFEEEKLLRQEGKLEKIQTKAGEATVKFLRSCHLEVGMKNNVKWELNPEIVARHFFKNLGVVVAPHALKLPEEPITRWGEYWCDVTVNGLDTVRVPMSVVLFQKPKTKRYKRWLAQQAAKSVATTSSQAA, encoded by the exons ATGGCCGCCTCCCTGGTTAGCAGGGGTCGGGCCCTGCTGTGGGCTGGCGCTGCTTGGCTGCGGCACAGAGGCATCGGGGAGCTACTCCGGGCGCGAATGGAAGGGGGCACCCCGGGGCGTGACTTCAGTCTGTCTCATTACCGG AGCACGGTCATCGTGGAGCGCTGGTGGAAGGTGCCGCTGGCCGGGGAGGGCCGGAAGCCGCTCCTGCACCGGCGGCACCGCGTGTATAAGCTGCTGGAGGACACCAAACACCGGCCCAAAGACCTCCTGGAGCTCATCCTCACGCAGTCCGTGGACG AAATTGGAGTGCGGGGTGATCTGGTCTTGGTGAAGAAGTCTGTGGGTCGCAATAAACTCCTTTCTCAGGGACTGGCTGTGTATGCATCCCCTGAAAACAAGAAGTTGTTTGAAGAGGAGAAATTG CTGCGACAAGAAGGCAAACTGGAGAAGATCCAGACGAAGGCAGGAGAGGCA ACAGTGAAATTTCTGAGAAGCTGTCATCTAGAGGTGGGAATGAAGAACAACGTCAAATGGGAACTAAACCCTGAGATAGTTGCCCGCCATTTCTTCAAGAAT CTTGGTGTTGTGGTTGCCCCGCATGCTCTGAAGTTACCCGAGGAGCCTATCACACGGTGGGGCGAGTACTGGTGTGATGTGACC GTAAATGGACTCGACACTGTAAGGGTTCCTATGTCCGTAGTGCTCTTTCAGAAGCCCAAAACCAAAAGATACAAGCGGTGGTTAGCCCAGCAGGCTGCCAAGAGCGTGGCCACCACCAGCTCCCAGGCAGCCTGA